One window from the genome of Paracoccus zhejiangensis encodes:
- a CDS encoding GTP-binding protein produces the protein MTAFNRLPVTVLSGFLGAGKTTLMNHVLNNRAGLRVAVIVNDMSEVNIDADLIRADSDLSRTEETLVEMSNGCICCTLRDDLLVEVRRLALAGRFDYLLIESSGISEPLPVATTFEFTDERGDSLSDVARLDTMVTVADAIHLPGDFASHDLLSDRGEVAGPDDRRELVSLLAEQIEFADVVVLNKARDAGPEAVEIGRRIIRSLNADARIIEADHGQVPPAAILDTGLFDFDRAHDHSMWVKELYGHADHTPETEEYGISSFVYRARRPFDPRKIHALLSGPLPGVLRAKGHFWIATQPDWVAEFSLVGSLSSIRPLGQWWAAIPEARWPSRGEDRAIIRQNWAEPWGDRRQEIVFIGNNMDEDGLRHRLDACLIGEEAGEDPKAWSGMTDPFPRWRRAETQAA, from the coding sequence ATGACCGCCTTCAACCGCCTTCCCGTCACCGTGCTCTCGGGCTTCCTGGGGGCGGGCAAGACCACGCTGATGAACCATGTCCTGAACAACCGCGCCGGGTTGAGGGTCGCGGTCATCGTCAATGACATGTCCGAGGTGAATATCGACGCCGACCTGATCCGCGCGGACAGCGACCTGTCCCGCACCGAGGAGACACTGGTCGAGATGTCGAACGGCTGCATCTGCTGCACGCTGCGCGATGACCTGCTGGTCGAGGTGCGCCGGCTCGCGCTGGCGGGGCGCTTTGACTATCTGCTGATCGAAAGCTCGGGCATCTCGGAACCCCTGCCGGTGGCGACCACCTTCGAGTTCACCGATGAACGCGGCGACAGCCTGTCGGACGTGGCCCGGCTGGACACGATGGTCACCGTGGCCGACGCGATCCACCTGCCAGGGGACTTCGCCAGTCATGACCTTCTGTCCGATCGCGGCGAGGTGGCAGGGCCGGATGACCGGCGCGAACTGGTGTCGCTGCTGGCCGAACAGATCGAGTTTGCCGATGTGGTGGTGCTGAACAAGGCGCGCGATGCCGGGCCGGAAGCGGTCGAGATCGGCCGCCGGATCATCCGCAGCCTGAACGCCGATGCCCGCATCATCGAGGCCGATCACGGGCAGGTCCCGCCCGCGGCGATCCTTGACACCGGCCTTTTCGATTTCGACCGGGCGCATGATCATTCGATGTGGGTGAAAGAGCTTTATGGCCACGCCGATCACACCCCGGAGACCGAGGAGTACGGCATCAGCTCCTTCGTCTATCGCGCCCGCAGGCCGTTTGACCCGCGCAAGATCCACGCCCTGCTCTCGGGTCCCCTGCCCGGTGTCCTGCGCGCCAAGGGCCATTTCTGGATCGCCACGCAACCCGACTGGGTGGCGGAGTTTTCGCTGGTGGGGTCGCTCTCCAGCATCCGCCCGCTCGGCCAATGGTGGGCTGCGATCCCCGAGGCGCGCTGGCCAAGCCGGGGCGAGGACCGCGCCATCATCCGCCAGAACTGGGCGGAGCCTTGGGGTGATCGGCGGCAGGAGATCGTCTTCATCGGCAACAACATGGACGAGGACGGGTTGCGCCATCGGCTCGATGCCTGCCTGATCGGCGAAGAGGCTGGCGAGGACCCGAAGGCCTGGTCCGGCATGACCGACCCCTTCCCGCGCTGGCGTCGCGCGGAAACGCAAGCGGCGTGA
- a CDS encoding ABC-F family ATP-binding cassette domain-containing protein: MLRIDDISYSISGRPLFDGATATIPAGHKVGLVGPNGAGKTTLFRLIRGELSLDGGSISLPNRARIGGVAQEAPGTETSVLETVLEADEERAALLIESETATDPHRIAEIQTRLADIDAWSAEARAASILDGLGFSTADQARPSGDFSGGWRMRIALAGVLFSQPDVLLLDEPTNYLDLEGALWLEGYLARYPHTVIVISHDRGLLNRAVGHILHLENRKLVLYTGGYDSFAKLRAERRALQAAEAKKQQARRDHLQSFVDRFRAKASKARQAQSRVKMLEKMTPITAPEEAKFHRFSFPQPEELSPPIIAMEDVAVGYGTRAVLKRLSLRIDQDDRIALLGRNGQGKSTLSKLLAERLPVMEGTLTRSSKLRIGYFAQHQVDELYLDETPLDHIRRLRPDEAPPRLRARLAGFGLMEAQAGTKVGQLSGGQKARLSLLIATIDAPHILILDEPTNHLDIESREALTEALNDYTGAVVLVSHDMHLLGLVADRLWLVKDGAVSPWQGDLDDYRQFLLQGDGSGKSRAAPPQPVAAPAPKRASRDEVLELRAEARRAEDRVGKLSEMLAKLDQKLADPVIYQNPVEAEKWGRKHAEAVEAMSRAENLWLKAIENLDMAEKG; the protein is encoded by the coding sequence ATGTTGCGCATCGACGATATCTCTTATTCCATCTCGGGCCGGCCGCTGTTTGACGGCGCCACGGCCACGATTCCCGCCGGCCACAAGGTCGGCCTTGTCGGTCCCAATGGCGCCGGCAAAACCACGCTGTTCCGGCTGATCCGGGGCGAGCTGTCGCTGGATGGCGGGTCCATCAGCCTGCCGAACCGCGCCCGCATCGGCGGCGTGGCACAGGAAGCGCCGGGCACCGAGACCTCGGTTCTCGAGACCGTGCTGGAGGCGGATGAGGAACGCGCGGCGCTGCTGATCGAAAGCGAGACCGCCACCGATCCCCATCGCATCGCCGAGATCCAGACCCGGCTGGCCGATATCGATGCCTGGTCGGCAGAGGCGCGCGCGGCTTCGATCCTTGACGGGCTCGGCTTCTCGACCGCCGATCAGGCCCGGCCGAGCGGCGATTTCTCGGGCGGCTGGCGGATGCGGATCGCGCTGGCCGGGGTGCTGTTCAGCCAGCCGGATGTGCTCCTGCTGGACGAACCGACCAACTACCTGGACCTGGAAGGTGCGCTCTGGCTGGAAGGCTATCTGGCGCGCTATCCCCACACGGTCATCGTCATCAGCCACGACCGCGGCCTTCTGAACCGCGCCGTCGGCCATATCCTGCATCTCGAGAACCGCAAGCTGGTGCTTTATACCGGCGGCTATGACAGCTTTGCGAAGCTCAGGGCCGAACGGCGGGCGCTGCAGGCGGCCGAGGCGAAGAAGCAGCAAGCCCGCCGCGACCATCTGCAAAGCTTCGTCGACCGCTTCCGCGCCAAGGCCAGCAAGGCCCGTCAGGCGCAGTCGCGGGTGAAGATGCTGGAAAAGATGACGCCGATCACCGCCCCGGAAGAGGCGAAATTCCACCGCTTCAGCTTTCCCCAGCCCGAGGAACTGTCGCCGCCGATCATCGCCATGGAAGACGTGGCGGTCGGCTATGGCACCCGCGCCGTGCTGAAACGGCTGAGCCTGCGCATCGATCAGGACGACCGGATCGCGCTTTTGGGCCGGAACGGGCAGGGGAAATCGACCCTGTCGAAACTGCTGGCCGAGCGCCTGCCGGTGATGGAAGGCACGCTGACCCGGTCGAGCAAGCTGCGCATCGGCTATTTCGCGCAACACCAGGTGGACGAGCTCTATCTGGACGAAACCCCGCTGGATCACATCCGCCGCTTGCGCCCCGACGAGGCGCCGCCCCGGCTGCGGGCGCGGCTGGCAGGCTTCGGGCTGATGGAGGCGCAGGCCGGCACCAAGGTCGGGCAATTGTCGGGCGGGCAGAAGGCACGGCTGTCGCTGCTGATCGCCACCATCGACGCGCCGCATATCCTGATTCTCGACGAACCGACCAACCACCTCGACATCGAAAGCCGCGAGGCGCTGACCGAGGCGCTGAACGACTATACCGGCGCGGTGGTGCTGGTCAGCCATGACATGCATCTGCTGGGTCTGGTCGCCGACCGGCTGTGGCTGGTCAAGGATGGTGCGGTCAGCCCCTGGCAGGGCGATCTGGACGATTATCGCCAGTTCCTGCTGCAGGGCGATGGCTCTGGCAAATCGCGCGCCGCCCCGCCGCAACCCGTTGCCGCGCCCGCGCCGAAACGCGCCAGCCGCGACGAGGTTCTGGAACTGCGGGCCGAGGCGCGCCGGGCCGAGGATCGCGTCGGCAAGCTGAGCGAGATGCTGGCGAAGCTGGACCAGAAACTGGCCGATCCGGTCATCTACCAGAACCCGGTCGAGGCCGAGAAATGGGGCCGCAAGCATGCCGAGGCTGTCGAGGCCATGTCACGGGCGGAGAACCTGTGGCTGAAGGCGATCGAGAACCTCGACATGGCGGAAAAGGGCTAG
- a CDS encoding MipA/OmpV family protein gives MKHILMLALLAAPLASVASAQDMSLGNRWGTLSADVGLGVSYGPKYPGAEDHEASPWLILRNASFGEPGKGNLDGFSILPVFGLVGERNEDDDAALAGMGDISRAYELGGQLSYGQGPVNGYLRARQGFGGHHGVTGELGVRYRSEVNDKLTMWSSLEMTYGDSEYVETYFGVTPDQSASSGNAAYSPGGGFTKAAAKLSARYSLNDKTALLGEIEYGRLVGDAADSPLVQDKEQPSVRLGIVRNFSFGF, from the coding sequence ATGAAACACATCCTGATGCTTGCCCTGCTGGCCGCTCCGCTGGCCTCGGTCGCGTCGGCGCAGGACATGAGCCTGGGCAATCGCTGGGGCACGCTGTCGGCCGATGTCGGCCTTGGCGTCAGCTATGGTCCCAAATATCCCGGTGCCGAGGATCACGAGGCAAGCCCCTGGCTGATCCTGCGCAATGCCAGCTTTGGCGAGCCGGGCAAGGGCAATCTTGACGGATTTTCGATCCTGCCGGTGTTCGGCCTGGTGGGCGAGCGCAACGAGGATGACGATGCCGCGCTGGCCGGCATGGGTGATATCAGCCGTGCCTATGAGCTTGGTGGCCAGCTGAGCTATGGCCAGGGTCCGGTGAACGGCTATCTGCGCGCCCGCCAGGGCTTCGGCGGCCATCACGGCGTGACCGGCGAGCTGGGCGTGCGCTATCGCAGCGAGGTCAATGACAAGCTGACCATGTGGTCGAGCCTCGAGATGACCTATGGCGACAGCGAATATGTCGAGACCTATTTCGGCGTGACCCCCGACCAGTCGGCCTCGAGCGGCAATGCCGCCTACAGCCCCGGCGGCGGCTTCACCAAGGCGGCGGCCAAGCTGTCGGCGCGTTATTCGCTGAACGACAAGACCGCGCTTCTGGGCGAGATCGAATATGGCCGCCTCGTCGGCGACGCCGCCGACAGCCCGCTGGTGCAGGACAAGGAACAGCCCTCGGTGCGGCTGGGGATCGTGCGGAACTTCAGCTTCGGGTTCTGA